A single Mytilus trossulus isolate FHL-02 chromosome 12, PNRI_Mtr1.1.1.hap1, whole genome shotgun sequence DNA region contains:
- the LOC134693166 gene encoding glutathione S-transferase 1-like isoform X1 — protein MGSSGSKSASYNYKLTYFNARGRGEVARLCFAVAGVKYEDIRIEQADWPELKPKTPLGFLPVLSINGNELTQKLVIDRFLAGQFGLLGKSDLERCKIDEVMTTITDFTVQLSGTFFIQEEDAKAAAVKDIMDTKLAPMMAYIEKTMNENKTKSGYIVGGKLSVADLTIFNCLETLTNLSPRALDEYTRIRDLNTKIGIISSIAKYVASRPKTPI, from the exons taaaagtGCTTCTTACAATTACAAATTAACATACTTCAATGCGAGAGGCCGCGGAGAAGTAGCTCGTTTGTGTTTTGCCGTTGCTGGTGTTAAGTATGAAGATATTCGTATTGAGCAAGCTGATTGGCCTGAATTGAAACCAA agacTCCCCTAGGATTTTTACCAGTTTTAAGTATAAATGGAAATGAATTGACACAAAAATTGGTAATCGACAGATTCCTTGCGGGACAATTTG GTCTTCTTGgtaaatctgaccttgaacGATGTAAGATTGATGAAGTAATGACGACGATAACAGACTTTACAGTGCAACTTTCTGGAACGTTCTTTATCCAAGAAGAGGACGCAAAG GCTGCTGCTGTGAAAGACATTATGGATACGAAACTTGCCCCAATGATGGCGTACATTGAGAAAACAATGAACGAGAACAAAACAAAGAGTGGTTACATTGTAGGAGGGAAA TTATCTGTAGCAGATTTGACTATTTTCAACTGTCTGGAGACTCTTACAAATCTTTCACCTAGAGCCTTAGACGAATACACCAGAATACGAGATCTGAATACAAAGATTGGAATTATAAGCAGTATTGCTAAATATGTGGCAAGTCGGCCAAAAACACCGATTTGA
- the LOC134692831 gene encoding transmembrane protein 114-like produces MVRFNKSCILVSAALTLGGLALLAALVSISTSNWLYVTEILSLQYFSTYDTPEYDEIEGFMDNTTLPDTFEVSVVMGLWRFCSVAMDFTFCENLDYKIPKIERQEVSLSIAESQRESSPMFLAALVLIVVSGIFNVIGNIKWFRVTMVASISYMLTALFIMVGMVIYIANIQSEIKKVNGEDSKRDDVSIDYDYGWSFYVMWLSFITSLAAAIICIIMFYEEWEKIQTTTEIKMQLTNIADENEMTV; encoded by the exons ATGGTTCGGTTCAACAAATCTTGTATTTTAGTGAGTGCAGCTTTGACATTAGGTGGATTGGCATTATTAGCAGCATTAGTTTCAATATCAACAAGCAACTGGTTGTATGTAACAGAGATACTTTCACTTCAGTATTTTTCAACATACGACACCCCGGAATATGACGAAATTGAGGGATTCATGGATAACACCACTCTACCAGACACATTCGAAGTTTCTGTTGTGATGGGATTATGGCGATTTTGTTCTGTTGCAATGG ATTTCACATTTTGTGAGAATTTGGATTACAAGATACCAAAAATAGAACGCCAGGAGGTTTCCCTCTCAATTGCTG AATCACAGAGGGAATCGTCTCCCATGTTTCTCGCAGCTCtagttttaattgttgtttCTGGAATATTCAACGTGATCGGAAATATCAAATGGTTTAGGGTAACAATGGTTGCAAGCATAAGTTACATGTTAACAG CACTTTTTATTATGGTTGGTATGGTAATCTACATAGCTAACATACAGAGCGAAATAAAGAAAGTCAATGGCGAAGATTCAAAGAGAGATGACGTATCGATAGATTATGATTATGGTTGGTCATTCTATGTCATGTGGTTGAGTTTCATCACGTCATTGGCTGCTGCAATCATATGCATAATTATGTTTTACGAAGAGTGGGAAAAGATTCAAACTACAACAGAGATTAAGATGCAGCTGACCAACATAGCTGATGAGAACGAAATGACAGTGTGA
- the LOC134692219 gene encoding uncharacterized protein LOC134692219, whose protein sequence is MDSLGTAINLMNRNCYFGSIDLKDAFFSISVRESDRKFLRFTWNGELYQFTCLAQGLSTCPRVFTKIMKCVFSELRKKGHCNSAYIDDSLLIGQSYEDCINNINDTVTLFDKLGLTIHPNKSVFVPTQEIQHLGFVLNSREMSVRLTQEKSQKFKELCKQILRKEYVSIREFSELIGKMVASEYGVPYAKLFHKRLHITKNEQLRKQRGNYDAKFGLNEMCKQDINWWIDNIEICKKYVCIGNPEIIIRSDASLTGWGGVYESQSTGGRWSAEENSYHINQLELLAVYLTLKSFCSNASCVHIHAQIDNTTAVTYINKMGGMKENLNDLTREILLWCINRNIWLTAAHLPGSENCEADYESRNSNDDTEWELDSEVYIKIEQLFGSPDIDLFASRLNYKVTPYCSYRPDPNAKLVDAFTFNWGTNFNYIFPPFSILGAVLRKIVQDQADAIVIAPLWPTQPWFPKILQLLVDCPRILPVKKSLVTLSFNKTKVHPLLNKLHLTAFKLSGDHLKVKVYQNQLSTLSCIHGETPQNNNIGVISKSGCVFVLKNMLIPCHQL, encoded by the coding sequence ATGGATAGTTTAGGCACTGCAATTAATTTAATGAACCGTAATTGTTATTTTGGTAGTATAGACTTGAAGGATGCATTTTTTAGTATTTCAGTCAGAGAGTCTGATCGAAAATTTCTCCGATTCACGTGGAATGGGGAATTATATCAATTTACATGTTTAGCTCAAGGTCTAAGTACTTGCCCACGTGTTTTTACAAAGATAATGAAATGTGTGTTTTCTGAATTACGGAAGAAAGGTCACTGCAATTCAGCCTATATCGATGATTCTCTTTTAATTGGACAATCTTATGAGGATTGCATTAATAACATTAATGACACAGTTACGTTATTCGATAAACTAGGTCTTACAATTCATCCAAATAAATCCGTTTTCGTTCCGACACAAGAAATTCAACATCTTGGGTTTGTGTTGAATTCACGAGAAATGTCAGTGCGTCTTACTCaagaaaaatctcaaaaattcaaggaattatgtaaacaaattttaCGCAAGGAATATGTTTCTATCAGAGAATTTTCTGAACTGATAGGTAAAATGGTAGCAAGCGAATACGGCGTTCCGTATGCAAAATTATTTCACAAAAGACTGCATATAACTAAAAACGAACAGTTACGGAAACAACGAGGCAATTATGACGCAAAATTCGGTCTCAATGAAATGTGTAAGCAAGATATAAATTGGTGGATCGATAATATAGAGATTTGCAAGAAATATGTGTGTATTGGAAATCCCGAAATTATAATTAGATCAGATGCGTCTTTAACGGGATGGGGCGGAGTTTATGAGAGCCAATCTACAGGTGGTAGATGGTCGGCTGAAGAAAATTCTTATCACATTAATCAGCTAGAATTGTTAGCTGTGTATTTAACACTGAAGTCATTTTGTAGCAACGCGTCATGTGTACATATACACGCGCAGATAGATAACACAACTGCTGTGacgtatataaataaaatgggCGGTATGAAAGAAAATCTCAATGACTTGACAAGGGAGATTTTGTTATGGTGTATAAATAGAAACATCTGGTTAACTGCTGCACATTTACCGGGGAGTGAAAATTGCGAAGCTGACTATGAATCGCGTAATAGCAATGATGACACTGAATGGGAATTAGATAGtgaagtttatataaaaattgaacaattaTTTGGAAGCCctgatattgatttatttgcTTCACGGTTAAATTACAAAGTTACGCCATACTGTTCTTATAGACCAGATCCAAATGCAAAACTTGTTGatgcatttacttttaattggggaacaaactttaattatattttccCTCCTTTCAGCATACTAGGAGCAGTATTGAGGAAGATTGTACAGGATCAGGCAGATGCAATCGTAATAGCCCCGTTATGGCCAACTCAACCTTGGTTTCCAAAAATTCTACAGTTGCTTGTGGATTGTCCCAGAATTTTACCAGTGAAGAAATCACTTGTGACACTTTCgttcaacaaaacaaaagttcaTCCGCTCCTCAACAAACTTCACCTGACAGCGTTCAAATTGTCCGGGGATCATTTGAAAGTCAAGgtttatcaaaatcagttgTCGACATTATCATGCATTCATGGCGAGACTCCACAAAACAACAATATTGGAGTTATATCAAAAAGTGGGTGTGTTTTTGTGTTGAAAAACATGCTGATCCCATGTCATCAACTGTAA